ttttagttttccTCATGTTTCACAGTAGTTTTCTTTAACAGACACATAGGTGTCTCTcacgtatatgtgtgtgtttgagtatgtgtgcatgcaaatatGTATGAGGTGGAGAAGggtgagagaaaaatagaagaaaaagcagTGTCTGAGTATTTCCttattgtcattgtttttcttaGCTGGAAAGTGTAGCAGTTTCCCACAGACTGCTCCTTGACACAACACCAGAGTCTGAAGAAAGGAGAgatgaaagcacaaaaaaaaggACACACAGTAGTAGGTCTGTAGCcactaagaagaaaaagaaaaaagttgcagGAAAGAAGCCAGCATTAGCCAAGCCTGAGCCAATGAAACACTATCGATTAAATTTGGCAGAGATTCCATTTGTTGCAGGGAAGGTAATTCAGAGAGTTTTCATTGACATGCCTTTCACTGCctatttttttgtgtaagaaaAAGAGAGCGAATATGGGATTGGATgacttctttcagttttttgtaatgtcaaatgtgttttcatttttagcTAAAGTAAACTGCTTTCTGAATAGACTATTGATCATGGGTATTCAGCATGAAAGTCATTGTTATGATTATGCAGTGCATGCATAAAACTGGACTTTCATTTAcattcaaaactattttctgcaGTGATCTCTAAGAATcttatgacaatatttttaatgcaatcAGAACTTTTCTCTGAGGTTATCAAAGAAATTGGTAAATGAGAACTTCAGTGGAAAATTCCACAGTGTCCCATGATTGAAAGATGATGTTAATTCAGTTTTAGTAAACTCTGAATCTCATTTCTGTAATATTGAAAACAGTAGTCTCTCCTGCAGTACAAAGCAGGCATTAAGGAAAAGAGTCCAGGTTTGTTTTTGCTCCCCCACGCTAGGCAACAACACCAAGCCATGCAGTTGGGGCTAATGTGCAGAAAGTGTTGTCAATAATGAAGCGGCACAATCTCGCCTCTCTGTTCTTCCCTCTACAATGGTCACAACCAtggagcggaggggtctggaaGCCATAATAACTCCCCTAGCCACTCATCGTCTTCCAGTATCAGTCTCGATCAGGACTTGACAGACCTTCTGTCACAGCTGCAGGATGAGCTTGGTCAGCTTGGTTTGTAAGTACATTGTTAGCACAGCCAAGTCACTCTTCAGTAATGCCTGCTGATTCTTAACTCCTTCAGGACATCATGTTGTGCATATTGATTGTAGATATTTGTCTTATCTGTGTCATCCTGTCTCgattaactctttacagtttggAATGGCATTCTTGATTGTGTATGTTTAACTGAACTGCAAAGAATTACACAAAATGGTTGTCTTgcattatattttgatgttaatTATGGTTTTGAGGGGATAGATGAGGTAATGATCTGCTTTTTGACAGTGAACACCAGGAGCTGATGCACCAGGTTAGTGAAGCTCGAGATCCTCGGATTAGAGAGGACTTGGAGAGAGAGCTTGACGGTCTTGTTGTTAGAATGGAAGCTAAGGCCCAACAAATTTCGAGAGTCAGGCTTCACCAGCAGAAGGTATAATCCAAAATTCTTTTAAGCTTGATCGGTTCAAGTTGATTAAAGTGTTtacagttaatatttttttattggggGCATTGGATACATTCTTGTTCGGGTGGTAAAAATAGACAGGAAAAGAGTAAAGTTCaaaatttctttacaaatagGGGAGTTTCTATCTGTGTGATGTTTTTACTGGTTCAagttcagtttttaaatttttggtcATCTTCCTTGGTAATAGTAATTGCCTTCATTTTCTAAGAAGTTATAAAATTTTCCACATAAAACCAAAATGGTTTCATTATTGCTGaggatttgttttgttgaacaagaagatataaaaaaaatttgcaaatggAACTGGTAGAACAAAAGTGTCTAGGTGTTATCATACATGAAAGTGTGatcacatataaaatatataaagacaaAGGTAAAAGTGGTCTCATAACCTTATACATGTATCATAGAAAAGAGAAATGCTAGAGTCCCCACTTAGGGCCAGATTTGTGTGAGTGTGGCACTCATTTCCTATTCCTTGTTGCCTTATTTTCCTCAATCCTCTATGAAGTTGGATATCCCTTTCACAGCTGGGTGAGTTGGTGAAAGTGCGTTGCATCACTTGGTTATCGAACTGGCTAATATGCTCTCCCATGGGTTTGGAACCCACTGGTCTAACCACTAGTTTATCCACACTTTATCTCCCATAAAATATGCAAAGCAAGTAAAGCCAGCCAAGAGTTAGAGATGTTATTTGTTTAACAGCTGTTACcaggatttattttgttttctgttcctATACAAATACAGTTAGAGGATGCCAAGAGACAGTTGAGAAAGCATGGGAAGAAGACAGCTTCATCAGAAGCTACTCCTCGGCCTCATTCAGCAATGGGCCGTCTTGCGAATAATCACAAATCCCCTGAAAGTGACAGATGCAGATCTCACAGTGCTACGAGAAAAGGTTGTCTGTATAGACAAAAGCCAGCACCCCCAACTCTAAATGTACTCAAAGACATGAAGAAGCTTCAGACAACTTTGCGACGAGATGACTTGAGCTGGGAGTGATAATGGCacaatatatgtgtgtgtgtgcgtgcgtgtgcgggTGCGTGCTACTGTTCCAATCTCGTTTAGTCAGCttcagcagtttttaaaacgtGTGGTGATATCAGTACAATTGCATCTGAATTTATAGACCTGCGAGATGTTTGGTCATTTGGTTCATGGTGTTCTGGAAGCTTCCTGTTTATACCATTGCTacacttttctgtaaaaaaaaaagcatgtaggAAATGGTCTCAGGATTACATAACCTTGGCACTTGAGCCTTGTCACCATGCTTGGAGATGGGACTCCCTTTTGACTTTCAGTGCAagaaaattatgataaaatgtCTGATGAATTTTCTGTGGATTGGAGCAGAGTTGACATTTGGTGTTCCAGATATTTTGTGCAAAATGATTGGACAGATATGGTGCTGTCTCTTTAAATCAAGTGCTAGTTTCTGCAGCAATTTTGTGACAGCTAGGGCAGCAGTTGGGCTTCATGTGTTAATAAACATTGTGCCTTAGGGCTTAAGATGGACTTTTCTGCAATGGATGGCATACTTTTGTCACAGCAGAATAGGTAAGAGTatgttctttttatattttactctTTGTTGTCCATTTTTTCTTGCCTGGCCACTGAATGAACAGGGTTCTTTAATAAGACATATTCAAGGAAACGATAATGACTTAATACACTTAACAgtcttttaaaagtatttttatcacAATAGGATTTAGGATTCTGTTTTTTCAGCTCACAGTGCTAAGACACCAAAGTTTGTGGTGATGttaatatttatcaaaaatgataaaagaatgagaaaatgattataataaaataactgttcTCTAGAATAAAGTGTTTGCTTATAGCGAATGTAGAAGAGGTGCACTTTATTTAGTATGTCTTCCAtctctgtttttaaaatgccttCATATGATCAACTATagatctttgtctttgtttgtgttgtttggcAAAAATTGTTCGTAGATTTGTCAGTGGTTATTACAACCTTAGCACACTTCAGGGAATTATCTTTTTAAGGAAAATGttatataagagaaaaaatgcatttaatgtaGTAAAATCCAACTTTTGCTATGTATTTTGCTCTCCTAAGTACATCCCTAGTTCCATAATCAaaatttgacattatttttatcgtttctgtgtttatatacatatgttcCCCACATATTGTATTTacaactagaaaaaaatgtttgtatgaaaGAGAACTTCAAAATTACACATCTAACAGTTGAAGATGACAGTAAGGCAGTGTAGTAACTACATATTCAGATAGATTCAATTAATCAGCTGTATTGTGTTGTTTCATTATATTTGTATGCAAATGTTCCCAGGTTTCAGACTAACATGTTAACCCTATCTATCAACTGACTACTGTAGGAAAATATGTTATCAATCTGCTAtgttatgtttgtttctgtcattttcatACGACTGcttattcaacatttttgttttaatgctcACTGAATGATCTGGCAAATTTCCGTCCAGCCAGTTAAAAATGTGATATGTGAATGTTGTGGacattatttatactttttgaaATACAGTTTTCATTCCAGTGTATGTTTGCTGCCACTCATTGTCACCCACCCTTGACAGAGGGTTACTGTATTTGGGGCTGGGCACTAGGAAGAGGGTGGGTTGTAGGGAGTTACTTTACGCTTTTAAGCTTCTGTAGTTTGTTAAACCTTTGgcaaacatattttacacattgGGATGAGAGGCTGCATGCAATTGCTgacttaatgtttattttaatgcataTGATTATTAAATTGTGTGCATTTATATTGTTTAAGAGAGGTTTTAATAAGGGTTACAAAATTTGCTTTGGACCATCctcttctttttatatataaatgccactcatttgaaaatcttttttacaACAATAAAGTTGTTGTCAGAAATTTACAAATTGTTGTGTTgcccagttttgttttgtttttgttttttgtttttttgtttttttgtatgcCATAAAGCTGCATAGATAAACATGAATAGacaatcttataaataaaacagtgagTTAGGGTTTTTTCACTATGAAATCCAacttgtacaaaatattttcttttactatgACTGGAAAACAGTTACAAGGCTTTgaaaaagtggttttctacttaatataaaaatttacagtCTAAGGTATGTTTTGTGGCCACAATTTTGCCAAAAATAGAGATTTGAGATTTTTGCTACAGCTGAGGATTTATGATTATTCTGATTATTCTATAAAATAGTCATGACTGTACAGCAAAGGGAGAAAACATAATCCACGCCTACATCGGTATAACAGGCATGTGATGGTAGAAgttatttaatgataataatccTTAATTTATAGAGTGCtttatcccaccatcaaaggttaGCTGAAAGTgcctgatgaaaaaaaaacgtaaacacagaataataataacaacacatgCATGGACATATTTGTATTCTGACCCAGACAGTAGTAGTGTGAAAAAGCAAAtcagacaacaaaaaagtcagaaTCCATTTCCACTTTGGaggaaaaaactttattttcttctcagagtaacaatttaatattaaattgtTA
The sequence above is a segment of the Pomacea canaliculata isolate SZHN2017 linkage group LG6, ASM307304v1, whole genome shotgun sequence genome. Coding sequences within it:
- the LOC112565596 gene encoding LOW QUALITY PROTEIN: centrosomal protein of 57 kDa-like (The sequence of the model RefSeq protein was modified relative to this genomic sequence to represent the inferred CDS: deleted 1 base in 1 codon) — encoded protein: MGEPARVEVPMSAAVTSGVVNGLDNSVDVSFLRYPPHRPFINSSYQRSPSKAVMSYPETNRDGVLSALRTLQEKMQKLELDKRNAESKLHTLEIETDVYRNSLNQNGQDADTPRGEAAYSGTNSSSTAPSLRDLPTKDLELQLSSAETRCQLLEKQLDYMRKMVHNAERDRSEALQKANTLQHQHEPSPLKPDYHAQLDRISELERDHLRLTATQTLAEAKIKELEEKLREERLHRQVLQERAIDLESVAVSHRLLLDTTPESEERRDESTKKRTHSSRSVATKKKKKKVAGKKPALAKPEPMKHYRLNLAEIPFVAGKATTPSHAVGANVQKVLSIMKRHNLALCSSLYNGHNHGAEGSGSHNNSPSHSSSSSISLDQDLTDLLSQLQDELGQLGFEHQELMHQVSEARDPRIREDLERELDGLVVRMEAKAQQISRVRLHQQKLEDAKRQLRKHGKKTASSEATPRPHSAMGRLANNHKSPESDRCRSHSATRKGCLYRQKPAPPTLNVLKDMKKLQTTLRRDDLSWE